In Montipora capricornis isolate CH-2021 chromosome 4, ASM3666992v2, whole genome shotgun sequence, a single genomic region encodes these proteins:
- the LOC138044481 gene encoding uncharacterized protein, translating to MRLLRLELELLINWPHKEQIVDFMPAIFKAKYPDVVVIIDCTEIKMETPSALDNQSACYSYYKSNTTMKGLVGITPSGVCSFVSDLYTGSISDKEIIIQSGFLDKLSKGDGVMADKGFLIQDELAARQAHLVIPPLLKKKPQFSEDELDSTRSIANLRIHVERCMERIKNYHIFDRAFPISMADSASDIFVVICALVNFLPPLVK from the coding sequence ATGCGCCTATTGCGTTTAGAACTAGAGCTTCTCATCAATTGGCCTCATAAGGAGCAGATAGTTGATTTCATGCCAGCTATTTTCAAGGCAAAATACCCTGATGTTGTGGTCATTATTGATTGCACAGAAATCAAGATGGAAACACCTTCTGCACTTGATAATCAGTCTGCATGTTATTCATATTATAAGTCAAACACAACTATGAAAGGCCTTGTAGGAATTACACCATCAGGGGTCTGTTCATTTGTCAGTGATTTGTACACCGGCTCAATTTCtgacaaagaaattattattcaatCTGGTTTCCTTGATAAACTTTCAAAAGGGGATGGGGTCATGGCAGATAAAGGATTTTTGATTCAGGATGAGTTGGCTGCCAGACAAGCACATCTTGTAATACCCCCGTTATTGAAAAAGAAACCGCAGTTCTCTGAGGATGAACTTGATAGTACTAGATCCATTGCAAACCTCCGTATTCATGTAGAACGATGTATGGAGAGGATAAAGAACTACCACATATTTGATAGGGCATTCCCTATTAGCATGGCTGATAGTGCAAGTGACATTTTTGTTGTAATTTGTGCTTTAGTTAACTTCCTTCCCCCATTAGTAAAGTGA
- the LOC138046121 gene encoding uncharacterized protein, translated as MPSHYNCFVPVCTNHSRKNRNLSFYRIPKDESLRKQYTRLIRNKTLKVESSHTRICSEHFEGGKKSYSWQLPSIFPWSKPCKERKLPTRRGLGFNDVLLETHLAVGAELEFEAVEVGVVKDITETVESETPSVEANDVLSAEFNCTASQETQTDTNGEKCKEQKEMEGQIKILQEKISALKIEVHKRELFSINRFQNDNESISFYTGFPNYDTLMVCFEFVANKAQNMSYGKYDRKLFNTSPLQSPGAARSLSLLDEFFLVLVRLPR; from the coding sequence ATGCCTTCGCATTACAACTGCTTCGTTCCAGTGTGTACTAATCACTCCagaaaaaatagaaatttatcattttatCGTATTCCAAAGGACGAAAGTCTTAGGAAGCAATACACAAGGTTAATCAGGAACAAAACATTGAAGGTGGAATCCTCTCACACTCGAATTTGTTCCGAACATTTTGAAGGAGGTAAGAAGAGCTATTCCTGGCAATTGCCGTCAATCTTTCCATGGAGTAAACCCTGTAAAGAAAGGAAACTACCTACAAGGAGGGGGCTTGGTTTTAACGATGTTTTGTTAGAAACTCATCTCGCTGTTGGTGCTGAGTTGGAGTTTGAAGCTGTTGAAGTTGGTGTAGTAAAAGACATCACAGAGACTGTCGAGTCAGAGACACCGTCAGTGGAAGCTAACGACGTTCTATCCGCTGAATTTAACTGTACCGCGTCCCAAGAAACTCAAACAGATACAAATGGGGAGAAATGTAAAGAGCAGAAAGAAATGGAGGGGCAAATTAAAATACTCCAAGAAAAAATCAGTGCCCTAAAGATTGAGGTTCACAAGCGAGAGTTGTTCTCTATCAACAGGTTTCAAAATGACAATGAGAGCATCTCTTTTTATACTGGATTTCCTAATTATGATACATTAATGGTCTGCTTTGAGTTTGTTGCCAATAAAGCACAGAATATGAGCTATGGAAAATATGACAGAAAACTTTTTAACACCTCACCTCTTCAGTCTCCTGGTGCAGCCAGGTCATTGTCTTTGTTAGATGaatttttccttgtgcttgttcGATTACCTCGCTGA
- the LOC138046122 gene encoding uncharacterized protein has protein sequence MPLPLTFFSETKALREEKSPGNVPSQSASSPRGFQEMFMPQINAFYLQTQYLVKWLNCSSFENSWEAEGNLTHDLVRHYDNPIVQPERLMRAVDTLRVSVLNKLKNGSFGDVVIDFVHDCFRKLFYGKGREANDRGYVLLEKEDFVRCQLPENWDFVCDIHGNRVRVEYPFKVRPFLAKSRKTFHLIGGKLGEGQRMLIEKLSLDFIWQAVALLP, from the exons ATGCCTCTTCCTCTGACCTTCTTTTCGGAAACGAAAGCTCTAAGAGAAGAAAAGTCTCCCGGGAATGTTCCCTCGCAGAGCGCCTCATCTCCAAGAGGatttcaggaaatgtttatgCCACAAATAAACGCATTTTATTTACAGACACAATATCTTGTGAAATGGCTTAACTGCAGCTCGTTCGAAAACAGCTGGGAGGCGGAAGGAAACTTAACCCACGATCTCGTTAG ACACTATGACAACCCGATTGTTCAGCCGGAAAGGCTTATGAGGGCTGTTGACACTTTAAGAGTATCAGTccttaacaaattgaaaaatggaAGCTTTGGTGATGTTGTCATTGATTTTGTTCATGATTGTTTCAGAAAACTGTTTTATGGGAAAGGAAGGGAGGCCAACGATAGGGGGTAcgttttgctggaaaaggaagACTTTGTAAGATGTCAGCTGCCTGAAAACTGGGATTTTGTCTGTGACATTCATGGAAATAGGGTTCGGGTGGAATACCCTTTCAAGGTTCGTCCCTTTTTAGCAAAGTCCCGAAAAACATTTCACTTAATTGGAGGGAAACTTGGAGAAGGTCAACGGATGCTTATTGAGAAGCTTTCACTCGATTTTATTTGGCAGGCGGTTGCTCTACTTCCTTAG